A DNA window from Drosophila virilis strain 15010-1051.87 chromosome 4, Dvir_AGI_RSII-ME, whole genome shotgun sequence contains the following coding sequences:
- the Dbp21E2 gene encoding probable ATP-dependent RNA helicase DDX28: MLQNLSRTFLRRQYAKAAAQIKTKEIESSHSKPLISCRRTQFNLLQHERADAKFGTLPLCSKGWLHHKSKGDHFTLNASITSAQLKAEMKSLSDFLATSEIQMHPQLLENLQQELGIKQLTGIQAQAMPIVDGSFHTLIAAETGCGKTLAYLLPVLNKRLKDKSPESGERHFNTPSVLILTPGRELATQIAQVARKLCANTELKVKALLGGNTKQLMLNPQFEEVDILVATLGAISKLVTTGIYHMEQVRHVVLDEADTLLDDSFTEKLTYFMRRFPFHRNHVQDARIVGTQLLLASATMPTNTREILQRVIDVETIREVVSPHLHHLMAHVTQKFLRMSKSDRPANLLTLVKQDLAKHRPLIVFSNKSATSDYVSIFLNNSGVNCLNLNGDMLMKIRLGRFEEFQRGQCDVLSTTDVGSRGLDTTRARHVLNFDFPLHISDYIHRCGRIGRVGSSEKTLVTNFISSRREIDVVQRIEHAARTGGLLPNVNANIKNIINKRIMADMKEAGVPMPQEEAF, translated from the exons ATGTTGCAAAATCTTTCGCGGACATTCTTGCGCCGGCAATACGCCAAGGCTGCCGCACAAATCAAGACAAAAGAAATCGAATCGAGTCACAGTAAGCCGCTTATCAGCTGCCGACGCACACAATTCAATCTGCTGCAGCATGAGCGAGCGGACGCAAAGTTTGGCACCCTGCCACTATGCTCCAAGGGTTGGCTGCATCATAAGTCCAAGGGCGATCACTTTACGCTGAATGCCAGCATCACAAGCGCGCAGCTAAAGGCAGAGATGAAGAGTTTGAGCGACTTCCTGGCCACATCTGAAATTCAGATGCATCCGCAGCTGCTAGAGAACCTGCAGCAGGAGCTGGGCATCAAGCAGCTGACGGGCATTCAGGCCCAAGCCATGCCCATTGTGGATGGCAGCTTTCACACACTTATTGCCGCCGAAACGGGCTGCGGCAAGACCCTTGCCTACCTGTTGCCCGTGCTAAATAAGAGACTCAAGGACAAATCCCCAGAGTCGGGCGAGCGACACTTTAATACGCCCAGCGTGCTGATACTCACGCCCGGACGCGAGCTGGCCACACAAATCGCACAGGTTGCCCGAAAGCTGTGCGCGAACACGGAGCTAAAGGTGAAGGCACTTCTCGGCGGAAATACCAAACAATTAATGCTGAATCCACAATTCGAGGAGGTGGACATATTGGTGGCGACTTTGGGCGCCATCAGCAAGCTGGTTACAACTGGCATCTATCACATGGAGCAGGTCCGTCATGTGGTGCTGGACGAGGCAGACACGCTGCTGGATGATTCGTTTACGGAAAAGCTTACCTACTTCATGAGGAGATTTCCC TTCCACAGAAATCACGTACAGGATGCGCGCATTGTGGGCACCCAGCTTCTGCTCGCCTCGGCCACGATGCCCACCAATACACGCGAGATACTGCAACGCGTCATCGATGTAGAAACTATACGTGAGGTGGTCAGTCCACATTTGCATCATCTTATGGCGCATGTGACACAAAAGTTTCTGCGCATGTCCAAGTCGGATCGTCCGGCCAACCTGCTGACCCTGGTCAAGCAGGACTTGGCCAAGCATCGTCCCCTGATTGTCTTCAGCAACAAGTCAGCAACCAGCGACTATGTGTCCATTTTTCTAAACAACAGCGGCGTAAATTGTCTCAATCTAAATGGCGATATGTTAATGAAGATACGTTTGGGCCGCTTCGAGGAGTTCCAGCGTGGCCAGTGCGATGTCCTGTCCACCACAGATGTGGGCAGTCGCGGCCTGGACACAACGCGCGCACGTCATGTGCTCAATTTTGATTTCCCACTGCACATCTCCGACTATATACATCGCTGCGGCCGCATTGGGCGCGTGGGCAGCTCAGAAAAGACACTGGTcacgaatttcatttcatcCCGTCGCGAGATTGATGTGGTGCAGCGCATCGAGCATGCGGCACGCACCGGCGGCCTGCTGCCCAATGTCAATGCGAACATTAAGAATATCATTAACAAGCGCATTATGGCTGACATGAAGGAGGCGGGCGTACCGATGCCGCAGGAGGAGGCCTTCTAG